From Alosa sapidissima isolate fAloSap1 chromosome 7, fAloSap1.pri, whole genome shotgun sequence, the proteins below share one genomic window:
- the rarga gene encoding retinoic acid receptor gamma-A isoform X2: MFDCMEALGMGPRQLYDVTARGACMLRKASPFFAGLDPFAWSGTASIQSVETQSTSSEEMVPSSPSPPPPPRIYKPCFVCQDKSSGYHYGVSSCEGCKGFFRRSIQKNMVYTCHRDKNCQINKVTRNRCQYCRLQKCFEVGMSKEAVRNDRNKKKKDVKEEAVLPESYELSGELEELVNKVSKAHKETFPSLTQLGKYTTNSSSDHRVQLDLGLWDKFSELSTKCIIKIVEFAKRLPGFTTLTIADQITLLKSACLDILMLRICTRYTPEQDTMTFSDGLTLNRTQMHNAGFGPLTDLVFAFAGQLLPLEMDDTETGLLSAICLICGDRMDLEEPEKVDRLQEPLLEALKIYARRRRPNKPHMFPRMLMKITDLRGISTKGAERAITLKMEIPGPMPPLIREMLENPEAFEEQSESSESKAEPPPIATPPPPSGPPNLKQEQEDEEDSWATENRSEPSPEEEDDDDDDVGDDDRASDSEGEAWGGQDTSLEPPRQSHMGRAQ, encoded by the exons ATGTTTGACTGTATGGAAGCTCTGGGCATGGGTCCCCGCCAGCTCTATGATGTCACTGCTCGGGGTGCATGCATGCTGCGCAAAGCGAGCCCCTTCTTCGCGGGGCTGGACCCCTTCGCCTGGAGTGGCACGGCCAGCATTCAGT CTGTGGAGACGCAAAGCACCAGCTCTGAGGAGATGGTGCCCAGCtcaccctccccccctcccccaccgcgCATCTACAAGCCCTGCTTCGTCTGCCAGGACAAGTCCTCAGGCTACCACTATGGTGTCAGCTCCTGCGAAGGCTGCAAG GGCTTCTTCCGCCGCAGTATTCAGAAGAACATGGTGTACACCTGTCACCGTGACAAGAACTGCCAGATCAACAAGGTCACGCGCAACCGTTGCCAGTACTGCCGCCTGCAGAAGTGTTTTGAGGTCGGCATGTCCAAGGAAG CTGTGCGCAACGATCggaacaaaaagaaaaaggacGTGAAGGAGGAGGCCGTGCTGCCAGAGAGCTACGAGCTGAGCGGAGAGCTGGAGGAGCTGGTCAACAAAGTCAGCAAAGCCCACAAAGAGACTTTCCCGTCACTGACCCAACTAGGAAAATACACCACC AACTCAAGCTCAGACCACAGGGTACAGCTGGATCTGGGGCTCTGGGACAAATTCAGTGAGCTCTCCACCAAATGCATCATCAAAATTGTGGAGTTTGCCAAACGCCTGCCAGGCTTCACCACGCTCACCATTGCTGACCAGATCACCCTCCTCAAATCAGCCTGCTTGGACATCCTG ATGCTGCGGATCTGCACGCGCTACACTCCAGAGCAGGACACCATGACCTTCTCAGACGGGCTGACCCTCAACcgcacacagatgcacaacgCCGGTTTTGGCCCTCTCACGGACTTGGTGTTCGCCTTCGCCGGACAGCTGCTCCCGCTGGAGATGGACGACACGGAGACAGGCCTCCTGAGCGCCATCTGCCTGATCTGTGGAG ACCGCATGGATCTGGAGGAGCCGGAGAAGGTGGACCGGCTGCAGGAGCCGCTGCTGGAGGCTCTGAAGATCTACGCCCGGCGCCGGCGTCCCAACAAGCCCCACATGTTCCCCCGCATGCTGATGAAAATCACAGACTTGCGCGGGATCAGCACCAAAG GGGCGGAGAGAGCCATCACGCTGAAGATGGAGATCCCGGGGCCCATGCCCCCACTCATCAGGGAGATGCTGGAGAACCCCGAGGCGTTTGAGGAGCAGTCGGAGTCCAGCGAGAGCAAGGCCGAGCCACCGCCCATTGCCACGCCGCCGCCGCCGAGCGGCCCGCCCAACCTcaagcaggagcaggaggacgaggaggacagCTGGGCCACGGAGAACCGCAGCGAGCCCTCgccggaggaggaggacgatgaCGACGACGACGTGGGGGACGACGACAGGGCCTCGGACAGCgagggagaggcctggggaggGCAGGACACCAGCCTGGAACCCCCCAGGCAGAGCCACATGGGCAGAGCCCAGTGA